Genomic segment of Danaus plexippus chromosome 5, MEX_DaPlex, whole genome shotgun sequence:
attaatacctAGTATTTGGATATATACAATTGAAGCCCTAGAATGATACCTGTATCTCTTTCTTGTCTCAAAAATACTGTAGCATTGAAAGCGAAATAACGGGTAAAAGTAGTCAATGTTATTAACGTTATTTTTACgccttaattttaattgcgaCAAACTAAATCAATCTACAATTATTGTGTCGTAAATTCAGCTGGACACAAGCTGCTTCTAATTTCAAGGCAAGCTTCGTTAGATGTGTGAATGAACAATATGTGTGCCAAAATATAGTCAAAGAGACAGGAAATATGTCACATTAGTTTTTGTgtagtatattaaaagttgttttattttccgaTTCGTCCGTTTGTCTGGCTTGAGTAATTGTCGTATTAACCATGAATCGAGACTTGGCACTTGTGACGCtgtgttaaaataacaattaaaatgggGAAATATTGTTGGCTTATtgtacaaaacatatatatgaagaaaaaatttactagtcggtattttatttttattgtcatttgtGTCACAATATCATATTTCATACACGTTTTTATCACTTAGTAGGACTATAATTGAGATGGCGATTACATTGACGAAAACTTCGCAATAAAAGGATTCTGTGATAATAGAATAAGACCATAAGATGGGTTAAATATTCGTACCCGGAGTACCAACAGGTATTGTCTCGCCATgcaatagtaattaaatattttgttttattcaagcATGTTTTGATTTCATCAGAAATTTTAACGCTATAAAGATTTGCAAATGGCAGCGGCTTATTtgattaaagtataaaattcataatcatAGATGGCTGAAGCTTAACATAAAATACCAATATGCGCCCGCAGCAATTGTGGGTAATGCACGAACTCAAAAATAACTGTAAACCATAATCATATCATGCCAAACTGCgctttattacaaaacaataagtaTAAGAATACTGTTTAAGGAAATATTTCCATAATAAATCCTAGGgctattttatagaaattaaaccATCAATCAATTACAGTATTTATAGGTAATACACCTGCATCCATCCGACATCGACATCATAATTGGCAATCAATAGCGGTCAATAGTTCATTTTAGCACAGCTAAACTAGGCTTAGGAACGTGAAATATATTAGGAGCTTTCAAAATTACCTTctgaaaacttaaataaatgtttaaagagGTTTTGTAATTATAGGACAACCATTCCAAAATGTGTGATAAACATTTGGTagcgtatataataatataattatagtactTATACTAATCAGGTAAAATTTTGGACGTTATAATTAAACACACAGTAAATCTTTCAGTGAGTTTAAAGTTGTTTTCTTTCCGAAACGTTTCATTTAtccattataataactttgcTGGGGATTCATTCTAAGAAATCAAAACAATGTAAGTGCATAGCATGTTTTCATGAAGTTGAGAATAGCTAAAAAAGCACTTAAAGCTCTAAAGCATAACATAGTTATCACAATCACATgcataaattaagataaaatgtgTTTTCTGTTGATGTTCGTTTACgaaacaatgtatttatagATACGGTTAAtgaaaacagaaaattttatccacctatagatatatatgaattttcataatacatataatactttaaacaaagtaatgcttatattaattaactccCTTAATGGTTAAATATTTCTACGAGCACTTTATACatctacaaatttattaacatatacttttgtttcatttttaaagtatctaaataatgatatatcatCTATGAAACACTTAGAATATCTTTGCTGAATTTAACTAGGAATTGTGGTGGTTTTATGTATGTAGCAAATAAAACACCTAATTAGATACCAGAGATCAAAATTCTGTTCCCTGTATTATTGCTGATAATTATATCATCAAATACGGTGTTTAGCATATTCCATGAAGgtgttacttattattaatgaattaaatacagttaattaaattaacgagtaagttaattgtatttttcgtCTTGTTGAATTAAGAAATCAAAAAACTTACTTAATCAGGTCTAGTTACttactgtaattttaataaacataagttTACATTGAATACACACTATTAATATGAAGTGACCATCAAGCTCTCAGTTGTACTTAGCGTCAATGGGCCCCGGCATAATacaatggaataaaatatatatttaatgatttcacACACAACTACTAGTACCTACCTATCAATACAGaagctattaatattaatcaaattacatacaaatgaagatataataaactctatgcatttatatgaataagaatcaacattatacatttatatgccTTATCCTTTTGCTTTACAGTCTATCGATTATAGTGTTGATTCATAAGGTGGCTATAAAGTGAAATAAGTcctatatagaaaaaaatatgttgcatAGAGCTTGACAATCTGGAATAACGTAACGACAACTATAAAACCAATAATTTCGAGCGAAATCTGGTTAAAATACTATCTTTACAAGGACTTACCATTTgatataaactaattattcaacattttattttagattcaaCAGACGTCCGTTAGGCGAATAAACATAAGGAAACGCTCAGTTCATTTTACGGAATTCCGACTGAAAATAAATCTCtgggttataaatttttaggaAGTATTTCTTCTAAAGTTTTTACTAGTTGACGTAGACAGATATACGATACAAAATCTAAGCCTCTCCCTACCAACTGTAACATTCTAATTCAAATTGAGTTATGATCAACTAGGAAGCACTAAGAACGCCTAGCCTACATTCTGTTGCGACCAGTGTGCTAATTGGGAACGAGCAGTAGATGATGACCGTGACGACCTTTTTGCTTGAATTTTAGTTATTAGCCATTTAGTGttgcttttcattttaaaaaactaaattgacatctatttaatattaattgaacttATATCAATGTCTGAAGACGTATCAAATAAAGCTCATGATCTAAAGCAGTGAATTGTCTAGTTTACAAATCAAATGCTCAGTATGATAGTTGAAACCATcagcataaatataaattgttctttaaataaactttagtcACTTTATCGAAACttactaaaacatttttgcggCGAACAAACACTTGAAGTTGAACAAACACCTCATGAAGTTATAAATGGCTTTTGAAAGAAATAGACCTGGGCAAAAAGTCTGCAAGTATGACACTTTTACATGATGCTGAAATTTgaacatatttgaaataataaagattctAATATTGTTACAAGACGTCaggtatcataaaaaaataatacacaacttttattcaaatgtGTTCATATGTTAAATGCTTACGTAGTGTTAATACTTTTcgttatttagatttataaagaaaataatcttaatgcTTAAGCCACTACAGGAAATAGCACACTAACAATGCCGCttcttacaaataatattatttttatatttatttttcgctCTCCTCTCAAATTAATGTTCAAAATAGCTGGACCGTAAAGAAACGCGACTGTTCCAACAACCATTGTTTAGCCATTTCCTCAGCTCGTATTTCTTTCTATGCCAATGTaagaatagttattttaactaataatacACACACTATCAGCTGTTTACACGAATAATGCCAGAAAATGTGTATTTGAAGACAGCTAATTCGTCTTCAACTAGTCTGCCTGAATTCAAATAttccatataatatttgatctATAATCAGCGTATTTAAACTAACCCaccattcatataaaataactctcaagtaatgattttaattcacGTATAAAGAGTTTTGAAAAACGGGTGTTATgatattatgtgtattttgGCGCAAGGCCAATTGTTCCATTTCATACTTCTATGTAGACGGGAGAATGATAGCCGTTCACGGTTCGTATATATCCAGCCGACTTAAGCTTTGATACCTAGAAAATGAGGTTGTGTCAAATGTTCCATGATGAAATTTTACTTGCGTGAACGCATACAGCAAACACGAATCATGTGTAatgcttttaattaaactggTAATGAGTTTTTATGCTCAGATTGTGGAAAAACGTGGGAacgtctttaaaattttttactggttttaaattaattagttcaTAGTAaagatgtatttttaatttccagtTCAACTTTGTGGGAAGGATTCTAGGACCCAGGGGTATGACAGCAAAGCAGTTGGAACAAGAAACTGGATGTAAAATCATGGTTAGAGGCAAGGGTTCAATGAGAGACAAGAAaaaggtaaatataaaattttatagtcatTATGAATGaagttaatatttcaaaatattggtatttatatttcatgcaGCCTCAGTCGGAGCCGCAGTCAGGTttctttaattgttattttattctgagtaaaacgattattatttaatttgaatcatGATTCACTCTATTCCGTGAAGTTCTAATGAGATCCTTTTAAGGATATAACGTATTTCTATTGAACTCGACATCCTTTTCGTTtctcttaattatataatttagacaTCTTTCCATTTTAGAATTttcaactatttatataattactttcttAGTTCACTAGACATTCTTGGCAACGGTTTTCCTTTTTCTGGCTCAAtaatttgtacaaataaattgGGATAAGCTGTGTCCTAAGTATAATGTGTCCAATGATTTATTTGTTGGGCATATTCCAGGAGGATGCGAATAGAGGCAAGCCAAATTGGGAGCATTTGGCTGACGACTTACACGTACTGCTTACAGTAGAAGATACGGAGAACAGAGCAAAAATCAAGTTGGCTAGAGCCGTAGAAGAAGTTAAACGTTTACTCGTGCccgtaagtatatttttgaatatgatTTCTTGGTATTTCATCACATATAAAAGTAGTGGCTTATCTTCAGGTGTTATGGTGATTATCTGtgaaaatttaagaattttacgACTCTAAGTACCTACACATTAATACAtcttagaaaacaaaataatatttttgtctctgGTCTAACTATGAGTATATCTTTTCAGCAAGCGGACGGCGAGGATGAACTGAAGAAACGTCAGTTGATGGAACTGGCCATTATTAATGGCACATATCGCGACTCTAGCACGAAAGCTGTCGTGCCCGTCAACGGTCAGTGCCTAATAAGTATGGTCGCATTCATGTTTTGTCACTAATATACATTAAGTCTTAGTTTaggtatttctttaaataatgatcTACGATTTTTGCGtgcattcattatttaaataaaactaaggttCTCGGACATTACTACtactttttactattttacaaCTACATCATCActacgtttcggttcctttgcagcaaccgtgatcacaggcagAAGAGATGAAAGTCATTCAAATTTCATCTCGTTCAGTCGTGATTAAGGTTGCTGCAAAGAAACCGAAACTTCGGCATGATATATGTAGttgaaaaatagtaaaatacgaGTAGTAATATCCGAAAACccgagttttttttaatttcttttaaatttttaatattttttggataggTGTTTCTTTACTattgcatatttaaaaatttgtgaaatttataaaaaattaacaccgTTTTGagcaatgtaaatatattgatcATCGTTTAGCATAATGTTTGgcatatttttcttcatataagtttatcttataaatttatatttttatgtttgtccAACTGTCATTGCCTTCAAAGCTTCAACAATTAGCATATAGATGATTTGAGATCATGATACATGTCAAGGGCTGcataatattgtgttttattatttgtaattattcttGAAAATACTAACAAAAGGGATGATTCTTGAGTGTATGGGGATTTTTTTACGATTCGATTTATTGTTAGTACATCACATTGTGTAAAGATTTTTGTACCAACATGAGTAATACGATCACATTAAGGTGACTAACTTAATTGATTTGTGGCATGTTACggttattaattactaatatGGGTGATTTCATTTACCAAATATGATGAAAACATTTGCTGATTTTActgaatgtttttgtttaaattctaaatatatttcaagcaTATGTTCTGGTTACTTTGTTCTATACAGTGGATTGTCGTAGGCATCTGTTTAATCTTAATATGATTACCGATGTCAACATTTAGTACTGTTAAGATTAATGTtgccttaaaattttacatatctacaaatttataacaaccGGAATTCACAGCTGATGAAGAATGGCGACGTGTGGCTGCTGAGACTCAACGGCTGCTGGCACCTGGTGGAGGAGTCGGTGGCGTCGGGAGCGTGGCCTTGCGCACTCCCGCCCCCTTGGGAGCACCGCTGATTTTATCACCTCGTATGTCTCAGGGGCCTCAGGGTCTCTTGAACGGTACAGGCGCTGGCGCTGCAGCTGGTCTACTATCACCAGGAGAGCCAGCTCATCAGCTGATCTACGCATCGCCGTACGCTGAGTATGCTAACTACGCAGCGCTGACCAATCCTTTGCTGACTGCTGAGTACGCAGCCGCCGACCATACGGGTGGGTTGTTCGCCCGTTGATCTTTATACATTTGGTaacatcattttaataaaaaaatatacacatattaaacGATCCATCAATGGatctacacatatatatattatattattacgttgacgataaatattattgcattCAGATGTTaccaaatgtttataatactaaCTAAAAGGTATCGGGTTACAAAAATCCACTAGACTCATGTAGTCATTATAGTTTAGGTAGGAACATGTTATAGGAATGTGGTAATATGTAAGACGCATTAGGTGTTTTAAAAGCATTAACAGAacgctattaatttttttatccacGAGTTATCCCTTTAACCTTTGAATAATTTTCAGCATGCCCCTTCATTGATACGGTTTTATTTGAAGCTTAAATCGTTCTTCGCTAACCATCGCTTTGTTATGAATGGATGAGAGGGACAAAAACAAACtcattcattgaaatattatagtcAGTCGCAAGCCAACTTCGGAAATCAATACACTAACAGACTAATACAAAGATAACGccttacttaaaattttcttaaattttttaatgggGTTGCAGCGTCGAGATATCTACTCGCTGGCTTTTGACATTGGCCACAATTGCAGACCACAATAAGATACGACAGGCTTCCAACTTCATCGTTTCGACCATCGCACCATTATTAGGATCTATATACACATTGCCATATGATTTGCCTTGCCACAGACTATACATATTGCCACAAATTATCTTTTTGCCACTTTGTATCAACCAGATTCTGTccaaaatactttattagtCTGTGCAAAGGTTTTTCTCATTTGGGTGTTTGTCTTTTGCCGTCCCTGACCACTTAAAGGGCCTTCTAAATTCATAAGAGCGATATAATCTAGCATAAGATTTATGTTAAGGACGATCTAGTATAGTGACACGAACATATTGTACCTACGTtatgttgttaatattaaatcatcattgttttcttttaaccGTTTTGTACAGTGAtacaaagtatattttgtttctaaacgaacagatattatttattatatagcacattttatatacacaaagTAATATAGTAACGATTTTATTGCATATATTCTACCgttgtaattttgttatgtcGAATGGCAGTAatatgaatagaaaataattttagttttatgttttcgAAACTGCCAATAGAACACGTTAAGTTACCGATGTTTCATATACAAAGACAAAGATTTCTATATcgtattatattcatatgtatttatttttatcggtTATTCCACggaacattttcatatttagcacaactagatattttttttgtaataacctTCGCTTGTAATAcaactaatataataacatttggtGTCCACAACACATTTAGAACGTGATTTTCGTACTAATTAATTACGGCatgaatttgatttattatatcgtCTTCCCGATTGTGATTAACAAGAATTTCAATTAACAGAAATCTCTGAAtgatatagtaataataaaattcagtgATTACAAGCATAAGGGACCAAATACTATTGAAATTTATCGATTTATACCCAAACGTAATCTGTATTAATAACAATGACTACTaagattcattataattaattttaaatttcgaacaatataacaaaatccTCCACCCAATAACGTAACATTTTATGATAGCGGATacgaatgttatattattgttataatatctcgtaatttattaatttattagccatattattatatttataaacataccataggtttaagtattttttttatcttttaaagattttagcTTAGAAAAGAGTGAGCTTtatgcaatatataaaatcacttaagtatattttatacttagtcAAATGATTTATTTGCAGTAAAAATTTAGAATTCAAGCTAAACGTAACATTTTTTGTAGAATTTACGATTACTAAGCCAGTTTTTAGCATACCTACCTCTAACAGGTATCGCCgatgagattttttattttttttttatttttccaaagcaataaaataatagttaaagttTAGTAGTCTAAAATaagcataatataatttagtgaTTCTGCCAAAAGTAAAGCTTcggtataaaaagtatttcaaaaatttgtaaaacgCATTAGCAGTTATAGCtgcttttataagaaaacatttaGTTTAGTAACTGTCGTAAAgctaataagataaaaattcttttcagcatttaattattttggctTCCCAGGCGATGTCAAcggaacttaaaaaaattcattccaaaattaaattcaaagcaATTTGTGttcaacaatttaatttgttcgAAATCTAAGGTATCTGAGGAAAGAATGTCGGAAATACCGTGTTTTTCTGCCAGAAATATGGATATCAAAGCCTGGAAGTCTTGTTATGTGGGTTAACATTGGGAATATATTAGACACAGATGATATAAATCATGTGCCGCTAGGTCTCGTGCGGAGGGCGGGACGGCTGACGCAAGTGAGGGAGCACCCTTACCAGCGCACTGCCTTACCGGCGCCTTAATTCCCGCCAAAACGCTCTCACGCCGCCATTTTGTTCAAGGTGAGAAGCGCGTGGCACCTTGTGGTAAATACGCTTGACATTTAttccgtaattttttttatatgaatctcgttttttaaaatgtccaGCATATTTGTCTCGAGAATTACTGCCTCTGCTTACCGTCTCTCTGTGTCCTTATTTATTGTGTACTTATTAGTTTGTACGAGGATATGCCACTTTCTATTGGATCTGAAGTGACACTGCATAATTTGTAactgtgatttttatattttcttcttttatagattttaaacaTGTTGTGATGCGAGGCGTTGTAACATTGTTTTAGCGGTTGTATTTTCGAATTGCACAGCGTTACCAAATtactcattttgtttttatgtcgCTGTTGTAATCACAACATGTGCTTTCTAAGAGTCACGAATGCATTATTTATGCAAATAATGTTCTGGCGGGTATTGTTTAGAATTATGTATATGCAAGGCAAGAAGGATTAAAGTGATCGTAATGGAcctacttataaataattttgtaacttgTTCAACGTAACCAAAAATTCAGACCGGTGCTATACTTCGGTTGTGAAATCCTTCTTTCCTAAAGGTCGCCCAGTATTAGTCAAAGGGAAGAGCATTTTCAG
This window contains:
- the LOC116769123 gene encoding protein held out wings isoform X2 — encoded protein: MCDTTNPSTQSIADYLAQLLKDRKQLAAFPNVFMHMERLLDEEIAKVRASLFQINGVKKEPLVLPEPDGMVTTLTEKVYVPVKEHPDFNFVGRILGPRGMTAKQLEQETGCKIMVRGKGSMRDKKKEDANRGKPNWEHLADDLHVLLTVEDTENRAKIKLARAVEEVKRLLVPQADGEDELKKRQLMELAIINGTYRDSSTKAVVPVNADEEWRRVAAETQRLLAPGGGVGGVGSVALRTPAPLGAPLILSPRMSQGPQGLLNGTGAGAAAGLLSPGEPAHQLIYASPYAEYANYAALTNPLLTAEYAAADHTGLVRRAGRLTQVREHPYQRTALPAP
- the LOC116769123 gene encoding protein held out wings isoform X1, which translates into the protein MCDTTNPSTQSIADYLAQLLKDRKQLAAFPNVFMHMERLLDEEIAKVRASLFQINGVKKEPLVLPEPDGMVTTLTEKVYVPVKEHPDFNFVGRILGPRGMTAKQLEQETGCKIMVRGKGSMRDKKKEDANRGKPNWEHLADDLHVLLTVEDTENRAKIKLARAVEEVKRLLVPQADGEDELKKRQLMELAIINGTYRDSSTKAVVPVNGQCLITDEEWRRVAAETQRLLAPGGGVGGVGSVALRTPAPLGAPLILSPRMSQGPQGLLNGTGAGAAAGLLSPGEPAHQLIYASPYAEYANYAALTNPLLTAEYAAADHTGLVRRAGRLTQVREHPYQRTALPAP
- the LOC116769123 gene encoding protein held out wings isoform X3 — translated: MCDTTNPSTQSIADYLAQLLKDRKQLAAFPNVFMHMERLLDEEIAKVRASLFQINGVKKEPLVLPEPDGMVTTLTEKVYVPVKEHPDFNFVGRILGPRGMTAKQLEQETGCKIMVRGKGSMRDKKKEDANRGKPNWEHLADDLHVLLTVEDTENRAKIKLARAVEEVKRLLVPQADGEDELKKRQLMELAIINGTYRDSSTKAVVPVNGQCLITDEEWRRVAAETQRLLAPGGGVGGVGSVALRTPAPLGAPLILSPRMSQGPQGLLNGTGAGAAAGLLSPGEPAHQLIYASPYAEYANYAALTNPLLTAEYAAADHTASRYLLAGF
- the LOC116769123 gene encoding protein held out wings isoform X4, whose translation is MCDTTNPSTQSIADYLAQLLKDRKQLAAFPNVFMHMERLLDEEIAKVRASLFQINGVKKEPLVLPEPDGMVTTLTEKVYVPVKEHPDFNFVGRILGPRGMTAKQLEQETGCKIMVRGKGSMRDKKKEDANRGKPNWEHLADDLHVLLTVEDTENRAKIKLARAVEEVKRLLVPQADGEDELKKRQLMELAIINGTYRDSSTKAVVPVNGQCLITDEEWRRVAAETQRLLAPGGGVGGVGSVALRTPAPLGAPLILSPRMSQGPQGLLNGTGAGAAAGLLSPGEPAHQLIYASPYAEYANYAALTNPLLTAEYAAADHTGE
- the LOC116769123 gene encoding protein held out wings isoform X5, translating into MCDTTNPSTQSIADYLAQLLKDRKQLAAFPNVFMHMERLLDEEIAKVRASLFQINGVKKEPLVLPEPDGMVTTLTEKVYVPVKEHPDFNFVGRILGPRGMTAKQLEQETGCKIMVRGKGSMRDKKKEDANRGKPNWEHLADDLHVLLTVEDTENRAKIKLARAVEEVKRLLVPQADGEDELKKRQLMELAIINGTYRDSSTKAVVPVNADEEWRRVAAETQRLLAPGGGVGGVGSVALRTPAPLGAPLILSPRMSQGPQGLLNGTGAGAAAGLLSPGEPAHQLIYASPYAEYANYAALTNPLLTAEYAAADHTGGLFAR